A stretch of the Zerene cesonia ecotype Mississippi chromosome 4, Zerene_cesonia_1.1, whole genome shotgun sequence genome encodes the following:
- the LOC119839628 gene encoding gonadotropin-releasing hormone receptor — MGSVGNNTTSYEELLDPRELTLQRKFSNILTITDAWPVEKCLEFNLINNTSNEEFINKIFAWNGTEIMCLEHAPILTPSTIMRASVLSVMAVLSFLGNFATMISVQRGKRCRRRARPSWTAIYSLIFQLSVADLLVTVFCIAGEAGWSFSVQWYAGNVGCKLFKFLQMFALYLSTFILVLIGVDRWLAVKYPMKSMATATRSTRLVIVAWILSFLLSLPQTIVFSVAKGPFVEEFYQCVTHGFYTERWQEQAYTTLSLVFMFILPLLILMSTYVSTVRTIAKSEKVFQPETRREKYLTPDMNRRRLIDRAKMKSLRMSIVIVAAFIIWWTPYYVMMVIFTFLNPDKGLSEDLLSGIFFFGMSNSLVNPVIYGAFHLWPRKRSRNSDKESGGHQASVFRRGEQTSSVRLTTIRSLRSSAKYTNGQNVSLL; from the exons ATGGGGAGCGTCGGCAACAATACCACATCATATGAAGAACTTCTGGATCCGCGGGAGCTCACTCTCCAAAGAAAATTCAGTAACATATTGACGATCACAGACGCGTGGCCCGTGGAGAAATGTTTGGAGTTCAacttgataaataatacatcaaACGAGgagtttataaacaaaatcttcGCATGGAATGGAACGGAGATTATGTGTTTAGAACACGCCCCTATATTAACACCGAGTACCATAATGAGAGCGAGCGTCCTTTCTGTAATGGCTGTGTTATCTTTCTTGGGGAACTTCGCTACGATGATAAGCGTACAAAGAGGAAAGCGCTGTCGCAGGCGGGCTAGGCCGTCATGGACTGCTATATATAGCCTTATCTTTCAGCTTAGTGTGGCCGATTTGCTTGTCACTGTTTTCTGTATTGCGGGGGAGGCAGGATGGTCGTTTTCGGTGCAGTGGTATGCGGGGAACGTTGGTTGCAAactatttaagtttttacaaATGTTTGCTCTGTACTTGAGTACATTTATACTTGTTCTCATCGGTGTAGACAGATGGCTGGCCGTGAAATATCCTATGAAGAGTATGGCGACTGCAACTAGAAGTACAAGGCTCGTTATTGTTGCATGGATATTAAGCTTCTTATTAAGTTTACCTCAG acaaTAGTATTCAGTGTAGCCAAGGGCCCATTTGTAGAAGAGTTCTATCAATGTGTGACGCATGGTTTCTACACCGAACGGTGGCAGGAGCAAGCGTATACCACGTTGTCATTGGTTTTTATGTTCATATTACCACTACTCATACTTATGTCAACCTATGTCTCTACAGTTAGAACTATTGCGA AAAGCGAGAAAGTATTTCAACCAGAGACTCGTCGAGAAAAATATCTAACGCCAGATATGAACAGGAGAAGACTTATTGATAGAGCGAAAATGAAATCTCTGCGGATGTCAATAGTTATCGTGGctgcttttataatatggtGGACTCCTTATTACGTTATGATggttattttcacatttttaaatccCGATAAAGGT CTCAGCGAAGATCTGTTGTCGGGAATATTCTTCTTTGGAATGTCTAACAGTCTAGTCAACCCTGTTATTTACGGAGCTTTCCACTTGTGGCCGAGAAAACGATCACGCAATAGCGATAA agaaTCAGGTGGCCACCAAGCCTCTGTATTCCGGCGGGGCGAGCAAACTTCTTCAGTCAGGCTTACTACGATCAGATCTCTACGGTCCTCAGCGAAATACACGAACGGTCAAAACGTCAGTCTTTTATAA